The Diaphorobacter ruginosibacter genome contains a region encoding:
- the bioB gene encoding biotin synthase BioB, with product MQQAAQSIQEPVVAEQPLHFHTSVVRKSEPSRPAAWSVEQVQELFDMPFLDLLHRAQTVHREYWPQGEIELATLLSVKTGGCPENCGYCPQSAEFDTGVAADKLMSVEEVRAAAQAAKDAGATRFCMGAAWRAPKDRDIEKVSELIATVKGLGMQSCATLGMLAPHQAQALRIAGLDYYNHNLDTAPEYYRDVVSTRQYQDRLDTLQAVRDAGISVCCGGIIGMGEEPVHRAGLIAQLANLGPYPESVPINSLVRVPGTPLADSDPVDPLDFVRVIAVARITMPKARVRLSAGRQQLGEAVQALCFLAGANSIFYGDKLLVTGNPEASDDAKLLNKLGLRTTKSQVSSEDSGCC from the coding sequence ATGCAACAAGCAGCACAATCAATCCAGGAGCCCGTGGTTGCAGAGCAACCCCTGCATTTCCACACGTCCGTGGTCAGGAAATCCGAACCGTCGCGGCCAGCGGCCTGGAGCGTCGAACAGGTGCAGGAGCTGTTCGACATGCCATTTCTCGATCTGCTGCATCGCGCGCAGACCGTGCACCGTGAGTATTGGCCGCAAGGCGAGATCGAGCTGGCAACCCTGCTGTCGGTCAAGACCGGTGGCTGCCCGGAAAACTGTGGCTATTGCCCCCAATCTGCCGAGTTCGACACCGGCGTGGCCGCCGACAAGCTGATGAGCGTGGAGGAGGTCAGGGCCGCCGCGCAGGCCGCCAAGGACGCAGGAGCGACACGTTTTTGCATGGGGGCCGCATGGCGCGCGCCCAAGGACCGGGATATCGAGAAGGTCAGCGAGCTCATCGCGACCGTCAAGGGTCTTGGCATGCAGTCGTGCGCCACGCTGGGCATGCTGGCCCCGCACCAGGCGCAGGCGCTCAGGATTGCCGGGCTGGACTACTACAACCACAACCTCGATACCGCGCCAGAGTACTACCGCGATGTGGTGTCCACCCGCCAGTACCAGGATCGACTCGACACGCTGCAGGCCGTGCGCGATGCGGGTATCAGCGTGTGCTGTGGAGGCATCATCGGCATGGGCGAGGAGCCCGTGCACCGTGCCGGACTGATCGCGCAGCTTGCCAATCTCGGCCCGTATCCGGAGTCCGTGCCCATCAACAGCCTGGTGCGTGTTCCAGGCACGCCGCTCGCAGACAGCGATCCGGTCGATCCGCTCGACTTCGTGCGCGTGATCGCCGTGGCACGCATCACCATGCCGAAAGCACGGGTGCGCCTGTCCGCCGGCCGGCAGCAGCTCGGCGAAGCGGTGCAGGCCCTGTGCTTCCTGGCGGGCGCCAACTCGATCTTCTATGGCGACAAGTTGCTCGTCACCGGAAATCCCGAGGCGAGCGATGACGCGAAGCTGCTGAACAAGCTGGGCCTGCGGACAACGAAGTCCCAGGTATCTTCGGAGGATTCTGGCTGTTGCTGA
- a CDS encoding sensor histidine kinase codes for MPVSVPNDWTRQWPGHDGVVWYRLQWDITDPPQTQGLYIHYLIHAGVISVNGVELQRDPSLVEPLSRTWNRPRFLLLPAPLLHTGRNELLIRVSGYHAYQPALGPVEIGPPEPLRAAYQRSYLVRQDLNWLHLGMGATLGCFFLVLWLMRRQEAAYGWYAARQAAWVAFTLNFVNTSPWPFGNTGTYSAVTSVAYVLYHGCNAMFVLRFMGRSWPRREAALWLLIALASAAMLMAPHEQLRLMRNVLAWASSALLLTTACVFGYLAWNGGNLVQRLLSLTALAGALAMVHDLLVFTRIMDDNFYLAPYTEPLATIGIALTLAWTFVTNTRRIESFNDEMHHSVTKARAELTASLARQHELELQHARLGERVNLAHDLHDGLGGMLIGNITTLERTNGPLPQDQVLDMLRGMRDDLRLIIDTASAQHYGELSLGELLAPLRYRMSQLFELHDIDVHWQVSDIDRLHLGATRSLDVLRLLQEALTNAFKHSRATRVHVTLARQARELELQVWDNGQGLAPGAASGTGLRSMQVRAQRLGAQLSVDSQGSATTISLRVPLPDVQA; via the coding sequence GTGCCAGTTTCCGTGCCCAACGACTGGACCCGGCAATGGCCCGGCCATGACGGCGTGGTCTGGTACCGCTTGCAGTGGGACATCACCGATCCGCCGCAGACCCAGGGGCTGTACATCCACTACCTCATCCATGCGGGTGTCATCTCGGTCAACGGCGTGGAACTGCAGCGTGACCCGAGCCTCGTCGAGCCCCTGTCGCGTACGTGGAACAGGCCGCGCTTTCTGCTGCTGCCAGCGCCGCTGTTGCACACTGGCCGCAATGAGTTGCTGATCCGCGTAAGCGGCTACCACGCCTACCAGCCAGCGCTGGGGCCGGTGGAGATCGGCCCTCCCGAACCTTTGCGGGCAGCCTATCAGCGCAGCTATCTTGTACGGCAAGACCTGAATTGGCTGCATCTGGGCATGGGCGCCACGCTGGGGTGCTTCTTCCTGGTTCTGTGGTTGATGCGCCGGCAGGAAGCCGCCTATGGCTGGTACGCCGCGCGCCAAGCCGCATGGGTTGCCTTCACGCTCAACTTCGTCAACACCAGTCCCTGGCCGTTTGGCAACACCGGCACCTATTCGGCGGTCACTTCGGTCGCCTACGTGCTCTACCATGGCTGCAACGCCATGTTCGTGCTGCGCTTCATGGGGCGCAGCTGGCCGCGTCGAGAGGCAGCCTTGTGGCTGTTGATCGCCCTCGCCTCCGCCGCCATGTTGATGGCACCCCATGAGCAGTTGCGCCTGATGCGCAACGTACTTGCCTGGGCCTCTTCCGCCCTGCTGCTCACCACGGCCTGCGTATTCGGGTACCTGGCCTGGAACGGCGGCAATCTGGTACAGCGCCTGTTGTCACTGACCGCTCTGGCAGGCGCGCTGGCGATGGTGCACGACTTGCTGGTGTTCACACGCATCATGGACGACAACTTCTACCTTGCGCCCTACACCGAACCCCTGGCCACCATTGGCATCGCGCTCACACTGGCCTGGACCTTCGTGACCAACACCCGGCGTATCGAGAGCTTCAACGACGAGATGCACCATAGTGTCACCAAGGCCCGTGCAGAACTCACAGCCTCGCTCGCTCGCCAGCATGAGTTGGAGTTGCAGCACGCCCGCCTGGGCGAGCGCGTCAATCTCGCACACGACCTGCACGATGGTCTGGGCGGCATGTTGATTGGCAACATCACTACGCTGGAACGCACAAATGGCCCGCTGCCTCAGGACCAGGTGCTGGACATGCTGCGCGGCATGCGCGACGACCTGCGGCTCATCATCGACACCGCCTCGGCACAGCACTATGGCGAACTATCACTGGGTGAGCTGTTGGCACCTCTGCGCTATCGCATGAGCCAGCTGTTCGAGCTGCACGACATCGACGTGCACTGGCAGGTCTCGGACATCGACCGGCTGCACCTGGGGGCCACGCGCAGCCTGGATGTGCTGCGCCTCCTGCAGGAGGCATTGACCAACGCCTTCAAGCACAGCCGCGCCACACGGGTCCATGTGACGCTGGCCCGCCAGGCGCGGGAACTGGAGCTTCAGGTGTGGGATAACGGTCAGGGCCTGGCTCCAGGCGCAGCCAGCGGCACCGGCCTGCGCAGCATGCAGGTTCGCGCCCAGCGCCTGGGCGCGCAGCTTTCAGTGGACTCGCAAGGTAGCGCCACCACCATCTCGCTGCGCGTGCCTTTGCCGGATGTGCAGGCGTGA
- a CDS encoding amidohydrolase family protein — protein sequence MPQNPSLAESLKSGTLLLHPEHLLLRDGLVPGHSVLVEDGVFTDIGPTAILAARHAHVPSVELPGKLVMPGMIDGHHHLTQSFGKSLAYGEPSEIFRRVWVPLESSLDDEFVHDSAKLAALESLRGGFTTVCDAGTRAKGEIGAVARATSDAGLRCVLGIICNDGGNDSTQQRRDEVTSLAAKFLSDYEHHALVHPSLAISIPEVASDAMLHQVARMCAEAGAIFQTHVNEHLASVERSVVARGMRPIEHLASVQALGPQTLIAHATLVTPAELMLLRSTDTAVSYNPVASAWKGNAVAPATMMAAMGIRFALGTDSTRADAFRLVDAAEAAQKYAFAMAIGDTSSGGGWTWLDHATHEGARAIGQSSRIGEIATGKRADFLIVDVDTPELCSSVDLTWDLVRLAQRDQIVASFVDGRMRLFNGWPVDWDARALMRKVSDKAREAIAQAPIQRLHPTASEHRRQTVAGTSVYPARPELQ from the coding sequence ATGCCTCAGAATCCCTCCCTCGCCGAATCCCTGAAAAGCGGCACGCTGCTACTGCACCCCGAACATCTGCTGCTACGCGACGGCCTCGTCCCTGGTCACTCCGTGCTGGTGGAAGATGGCGTGTTCACGGATATCGGGCCGACGGCCATCCTCGCCGCGCGCCACGCCCATGTGCCAAGCGTGGAGTTGCCGGGCAAGCTGGTCATGCCCGGCATGATCGACGGGCATCATCACCTGACACAGTCGTTCGGCAAGTCACTGGCCTATGGAGAGCCGTCCGAGATCTTCCGCCGTGTCTGGGTGCCGCTTGAATCGAGCCTCGACGACGAGTTCGTGCACGACAGCGCCAAGCTGGCCGCGCTGGAATCGTTGCGCGGCGGCTTCACGACGGTGTGCGATGCCGGCACCCGCGCCAAGGGCGAGATCGGTGCCGTTGCACGCGCCACGTCCGACGCAGGATTGCGCTGCGTGCTCGGCATCATCTGCAATGACGGGGGCAACGACAGCACGCAGCAGCGCCGTGACGAGGTGACCAGCCTAGCCGCCAAGTTCCTGAGCGACTATGAACACCATGCGCTCGTGCACCCCTCGCTCGCCATCTCGATTCCCGAAGTTGCGAGCGACGCCATGCTGCACCAGGTGGCAAGGATGTGCGCAGAAGCCGGTGCGATCTTCCAGACCCATGTGAACGAACATCTTGCCTCCGTCGAGCGTTCGGTCGTGGCACGCGGCATGCGGCCTATCGAGCACCTCGCCAGCGTGCAGGCCCTGGGCCCCCAGACGCTGATCGCGCATGCAACCCTGGTCACCCCTGCCGAACTCATGCTGCTCAGGAGCACCGACACCGCCGTCAGCTACAACCCGGTGGCCAGCGCCTGGAAAGGCAATGCGGTCGCGCCCGCGACGATGATGGCGGCCATGGGCATACGGTTCGCGCTCGGCACGGACTCCACTCGCGCGGATGCTTTCCGCCTGGTGGATGCTGCCGAGGCAGCACAGAAGTATGCTTTCGCGATGGCAATCGGAGACACATCAAGCGGCGGCGGGTGGACCTGGCTCGACCACGCGACGCACGAAGGCGCCAGGGCCATCGGCCAGTCTTCGCGCATCGGAGAGATCGCGACCGGCAAGCGCGCGGACTTCCTCATCGTGGACGTCGATACGCCCGAGCTCTGCTCCAGTGTCGACCTTACCTGGGACCTGGTGCGCCTGGCCCAGCGCGACCAGATCGTCGCCAGCTTCGTCGATGGCCGCATGCGCCTGTTCAATGGCTGGCCCGTCGATTGGGACGCCCGCGCGCTGATGCGCAAGGTCTCGGACAAGGCCCGCGAGGCCATCGCACAGGCGCCCATTCAGCGCCTGCACCCCACCGCTTCGGAGCATCGCCGGCAGACGGTTGCCGGCACCTCGGTCTACCCGGCACGTCCCGAACTGCAATGA
- a CDS encoding tyrosine-type recombinase/integrase yields the protein MQNNYPIQPFAFDSSASPVLNPQKLSEIASQAVDELLRDGESANTLASYRTALRYWAAWFQLRYGQPMALPVPASVVLQFVVDHAQRMTAAGLQHELPEVVDEYLVRMKFKGKPGPMSLSTLTHRVSVLSKAHQLRQMENPCQDPKVRELLARTRRAYGKRGDLPQKKDALTREPLSAMLDTCDGTLRGLRDRALLLFAFATGGRRRSEVTSAEMRHLRRHGTDGYLFTLAFSKSNQNAADRPENHKPIAGVAAAALTDWLSAAGITDGPVFRSVRKSGTLGGALLPSAVRDIVKYRAQLAGLPDTFSAHSLRSGFVTEAAAQNVPLADTMAMTGHRSVASVVGYYRPSGITKAAKLMD from the coding sequence ATGCAAAATAACTACCCTATCCAGCCTTTTGCCTTTGATTCGAGCGCCAGCCCGGTGCTGAACCCGCAGAAACTGTCCGAAATCGCCTCGCAAGCTGTCGATGAGCTGCTGAGGGATGGCGAATCCGCCAATACCCTCGCCAGCTACCGAACTGCCCTGCGCTACTGGGCCGCCTGGTTTCAATTGCGTTATGGGCAGCCGATGGCCCTGCCCGTTCCGGCCAGCGTGGTGCTGCAGTTCGTGGTGGATCACGCCCAGCGCATGACCGCGGCAGGCCTCCAGCACGAGCTGCCGGAGGTGGTCGATGAATACCTCGTACGGATGAAATTCAAGGGCAAGCCCGGGCCGATGTCGCTGAGCACCCTCACCCATCGCGTGTCCGTGCTCTCCAAGGCGCACCAGCTGCGCCAGATGGAAAATCCTTGCCAGGACCCCAAGGTGCGTGAACTGCTTGCCCGTACGCGCCGCGCCTATGGCAAGCGCGGCGACCTGCCCCAGAAAAAGGATGCGCTCACGCGCGAGCCTCTGTCGGCCATGCTGGACACCTGCGATGGCACCCTTCGGGGTTTGCGGGATCGCGCCCTCCTGCTTTTCGCGTTTGCAACCGGTGGCAGGCGACGCTCGGAAGTGACAAGCGCTGAAATGCGCCACCTGCGCCGTCACGGAACCGACGGCTACCTGTTCACCCTGGCGTTTTCCAAGTCCAATCAGAATGCGGCCGACCGCCCCGAGAACCACAAACCCATCGCTGGCGTGGCGGCGGCGGCGCTGACGGACTGGCTGAGCGCAGCAGGAATCACCGATGGTCCCGTATTCCGGAGCGTGCGCAAGAGCGGCACCCTGGGGGGAGCCCTTCTGCCCTCCGCCGTGCGCGACATCGTGAAATACCGCGCACAGCTGGCTGGCCTCCCCGACACGTTTTCCGCGCACTCATTGCGCTCAGGCTTTGTGACGGAAGCCGCCGCACAGAATGTTCCCCTGGCAGACACCATGGCAATGACGGGACATCGCAGTGTCGCCAGCGTGGTCGGCTACTACCGCCCCTCGGGCATCACCAAGGCCGCCAAGCTGATGGATTGA
- a CDS encoding sulfite exporter TauE/SafE family protein: MSHEQLMIAAMTVALAAFVQGASGLGFALIVTPVLMLMQPDLLPVCVLILMLPLNAYVAWRERHALNMRSVGWVSLGRFVGTFGGLAVLVVLSAQAMAIFVGASTIAAAVVTWFIPAFAPGIMALVAAGLITGITETATGIGGPPLALTLQHRPVAEMRATIAVCFIVGEVISLVFLFFMGKVQASHLQATLILLPALFVGMFASRFVHSRISARVMRFFVQAFAIVSGLVLLVKAF; this comes from the coding sequence ATGAGCCACGAACAACTGATGATCGCCGCCATGACGGTGGCGCTGGCGGCATTCGTTCAGGGTGCGAGCGGCTTGGGCTTCGCGCTCATCGTCACGCCGGTGCTCATGCTGATGCAGCCCGACCTTCTGCCGGTATGCGTGCTGATCCTGATGCTGCCGCTCAACGCCTACGTCGCCTGGCGCGAGCGTCACGCCTTGAACATGCGCAGCGTGGGCTGGGTGAGTCTCGGGCGCTTCGTGGGGACATTCGGCGGGCTCGCAGTGCTGGTCGTGCTGAGCGCCCAGGCCATGGCCATCTTCGTCGGCGCCTCCACCATTGCCGCAGCTGTGGTGACCTGGTTCATTCCGGCGTTTGCGCCAGGCATCATGGCGTTGGTGGCGGCCGGACTGATCACCGGTATCACGGAAACGGCCACCGGCATCGGTGGCCCGCCGCTCGCGCTCACGCTGCAGCATCGTCCGGTGGCCGAGATGCGCGCAACCATTGCCGTGTGTTTCATCGTCGGCGAAGTGATTTCGCTGGTCTTCCTGTTCTTCATGGGAAAAGTGCAGGCAAGCCACCTGCAGGCCACGCTGATCCTGTTGCCCGCACTGTTCGTCGGCATGTTCGCCAGCCGTTTCGTGCACAGCCGCATCAGCGCCCGCGTCATGCGATTTTTCGTGCAGGCCTTTGCGATCGTCTCCGGGTTGGTTCTGCTCGTGAAGGCCTTCTAG
- a CDS encoding LacI family DNA-binding transcriptional regulator, producing MTSTRPYRITISDVARRAGVSPTTVSHALNGRGQVDPQTRQRVIEAAQELDYRPNRHAQRLRTGGASMIALMSSMPYAVAGGASRLGFLMEVASVAATSALERGLAMVLVPPLASGASPLDMLDIDGALLVEPSADDPQLASMIAKGLPVVSIGRPGSPDLDDVPCVDLRSAETVELLLGHMLEQDAQKIALVLGTAQRNSYMEAEDAYLRMISRTGRPDIRLRVDEACGEHGGREAAEQLLSTHPDIDAMLILVDAFAVGAAQYVQETGRRVPEDMLIATRYDGIRARTCEPALTAVNMHLDEVAQQATSLLFERLSGPVTNTRLLSPRPELVIRASTLRKAA from the coding sequence ATGACCAGCACACGCCCGTACCGCATCACCATCTCCGATGTGGCCCGTCGCGCGGGTGTGTCTCCCACCACCGTATCGCATGCGCTCAATGGCCGTGGCCAGGTTGACCCACAGACGCGGCAGCGGGTGATCGAGGCGGCACAGGAACTGGACTACCGCCCCAATCGCCATGCGCAGCGGTTGCGCACCGGCGGCGCCAGCATGATCGCGCTGATGTCGTCCATGCCCTACGCCGTGGCGGGCGGCGCTTCGCGGCTGGGCTTTCTGATGGAAGTGGCATCTGTGGCCGCAACCAGTGCGCTGGAGCGAGGGCTGGCGATGGTGCTGGTGCCGCCGCTGGCATCAGGAGCGTCGCCGCTCGACATGCTGGACATCGACGGCGCACTGCTTGTGGAACCCTCCGCCGATGACCCGCAGCTCGCCTCGATGATTGCCAAGGGCCTGCCCGTGGTGTCGATCGGCAGGCCGGGCAGTCCCGATCTCGATGACGTGCCCTGTGTGGATCTGCGCTCGGCGGAGACGGTCGAACTGCTGCTTGGCCACATGCTGGAGCAGGATGCCCAAAAGATCGCGCTGGTGCTTGGAACGGCGCAGCGCAACTCCTATATGGAGGCCGAGGATGCCTATCTGCGGATGATCTCGCGCACGGGCAGGCCCGACATCCGGCTTAGAGTGGACGAGGCGTGCGGCGAGCACGGCGGAAGGGAGGCGGCCGAACAGCTTCTGAGCACGCACCCCGACATCGATGCCATGCTGATCCTGGTGGATGCCTTCGCCGTCGGGGCCGCCCAATATGTGCAGGAAACCGGCCGCAGGGTCCCCGAGGACATGTTGATTGCCACGCGCTATGACGGCATCCGGGCGCGCACCTGTGAGCCCGCGCTCACGGCGGTCAATATGCATCTGGACGAGGTGGCGCAGCAGGCCACCAGCCTGCTGTTCGAGCGGCTCAGCGGGCCTGTCACCAATACCCGTTTGCTGAGTCCGAGGCCCGAATTGGTCATCCGGGCATCCACGCTGCGCAAGGCGGCGTAA
- a CDS encoding response regulator transcription factor, with product MRDGIALGLRQNMPMPATPLPPLLVDDDPAMLARLGSVLASIGIASHGQLHANSIAQGQALATAVGGGLKPLAMALVDLGLPDGCGIDLIAWLREQSEGLPILVVSAWSTEEMILGALRAGANGYVLKERDDLEIALSVRNVLKGGAPIDPFIARRILDLVGRSTDERPVAARSSDPAQHYALSERERQILDHVAAGMSNREIAECLHLSRWTIDTHIRHIYDKLAVSSRTQAVRRAREHGLLR from the coding sequence ATGCGTGATGGCATCGCGCTCGGCTTGCGCCAGAATATGCCAATGCCCGCTACGCCACTGCCCCCTCTTTTGGTCGACGATGACCCGGCCATGCTTGCTCGGTTGGGCTCGGTGTTGGCGTCCATCGGCATCGCGTCGCACGGACAGTTGCATGCCAACTCGATCGCCCAGGGCCAGGCGTTGGCGACTGCGGTGGGCGGTGGGCTGAAGCCGCTTGCCATGGCTCTGGTCGACCTAGGCCTTCCCGACGGCTGCGGCATTGATCTCATTGCCTGGTTGCGTGAGCAGAGCGAGGGGTTGCCAATCCTGGTTGTCTCGGCCTGGAGCACCGAGGAGATGATTCTCGGTGCGCTGCGCGCCGGCGCCAATGGCTATGTCCTCAAGGAGCGCGACGATCTGGAGATTGCGCTGTCTGTTCGTAATGTGCTCAAGGGCGGCGCACCCATTGATCCCTTCATTGCTCGGAGAATTCTGGACCTGGTGGGCCGCTCGACTGACGAGCGGCCGGTCGCCGCGCGCTCCTCCGACCCGGCGCAGCACTATGCGCTGAGTGAGCGTGAACGACAGATACTCGACCATGTTGCCGCTGGCATGAGCAACCGTGAGATTGCCGAATGTCTGCATTTATCCCGATGGACCATCGACACGCATATCCGACACATCTACGACAAGCTGGCCGTCAGCTCGCGCACCCAGGCGGTGCGGCGCGCGCGCGAACATGGTTTGTTGCGCTGA
- a CDS encoding DNA-binding protein — protein sequence METQLRSVRGPRGVQIEDVWGAADVVLNRGERPTIERIRQQLGRGSPNTVGPMLDSWYATLARRLKPEAASGTNTGAAMHGPAVDGEDASDLPAPVLRAAKTLWGRAQQLAEDAARTAFEVHQASLADAQSRLAAEKDAFEEEKQRFAERASALEAALFAKDQQILQTGRQLEELKHMLHVKTEEAEQLRSDLSKQRIAMDAMRQFTQAKDEEHRKERERLEQRATAQEHRLLTEIDRARQAARQAELQLETLQKQSARLLADAEERGTHLEEKLSGLHEENATLLKNLLQTRELLEQQKAQPIGPAVSDSGATRSIRLRAKAPVIPKKTRLRR from the coding sequence ATGGAAACGCAATTGAGAAGTGTCAGGGGCCCTCGTGGTGTTCAGATCGAGGATGTCTGGGGCGCCGCCGACGTCGTGCTCAACCGCGGAGAACGTCCCACCATCGAGAGAATCCGCCAGCAACTGGGTCGCGGCTCGCCCAATACCGTGGGCCCCATGCTCGACAGCTGGTACGCCACATTGGCCCGGCGCCTGAAACCCGAGGCGGCGTCAGGGACGAACACAGGTGCCGCGATGCACGGCCCGGCGGTGGACGGAGAAGATGCATCGGACCTGCCGGCACCGGTGCTGCGCGCAGCCAAAACACTGTGGGGCAGGGCGCAGCAACTCGCGGAAGATGCCGCGCGCACGGCTTTCGAGGTCCATCAGGCATCCCTGGCCGATGCCCAATCACGCCTGGCCGCGGAAAAAGACGCGTTCGAGGAGGAAAAGCAACGTTTCGCGGAACGTGCCTCCGCCCTGGAAGCCGCCTTGTTCGCCAAGGACCAGCAGATCCTTCAAACAGGTCGCCAGTTGGAGGAACTCAAGCACATGCTGCACGTCAAGACGGAAGAAGCCGAACAGCTGCGCTCCGACCTATCCAAACAACGCATTGCCATGGATGCGATGCGTCAGTTCACACAGGCCAAGGATGAAGAACACCGCAAGGAGCGCGAGCGATTGGAACAACGCGCCACGGCGCAGGAGCACCGCTTGCTCACCGAAATCGACCGCGCCCGTCAGGCGGCGCGACAAGCAGAACTCCAGCTGGAAACATTGCAGAAACAGTCGGCGCGCCTTCTCGCCGATGCCGAGGAGCGCGGCACGCACCTGGAAGAAAAACTGTCCGGCCTTCACGAGGAAAACGCGACCTTGCTCAAGAACTTGCTCCAAACCCGGGAGTTGCTGGAGCAGCAGAAAGCCCAGCCTATCGGGCCGGCGGTGTCGGATTCAGGCGCGACCCGCAGCATTCGCCTGCGTGCAAAGGCGCCCGTGATTCCGAAGAAGACGCGGCTCAGGCGTTGA
- a CDS encoding uracil-xanthine permease family protein, which produces MSNIDTPDAESAQPTSLTASQTLLFGLQHVLVMAAVPITSVFLVAKALGLQADLTVNLISATFLMCGLGSLLQSFGPLGLGARLPFVMVPGGAPIVMFLGIAQHYDLQTACGAVILTSLFYFLILPVFKRLLRFFPKIVIGTLLLLVSVNLLKVYGGIVAGKPGTPDFASPLNIGLALATIGFTMLFARTLKGTPGQLAVLLGLVAGTLLAAALGQLPLQDVASGPLLSLPQLLPFGMPRFDLAAAVPLLVFSVISMVEATGQTMAVAEIVGSKENPRALVPRTIRGDAVMSLMGGFFGTSMIITSGENIGILRATQVRSRHVTAVAGAILIVIALFAPLGRLANAIPAAVVSGTAVMVFAIIGTIGIDILRRVDLHSRSNMYVLAGALTMGLLPILVPGFYSQAPAALQPILGNGLAMGSITAVVLNLVFNGAGDTPQERAPAAH; this is translated from the coding sequence ATGTCGAACATTGATACACCAGACGCCGAATCCGCTCAGCCCACCTCCCTGACCGCCTCACAGACGCTGCTCTTCGGACTACAGCATGTGCTGGTCATGGCTGCGGTGCCCATCACTTCGGTCTTCCTGGTCGCCAAGGCGCTTGGTCTCCAGGCCGACCTGACCGTCAATCTGATCAGCGCCACCTTCCTCATGTGCGGACTGGGCTCCCTGTTGCAGTCGTTCGGCCCCTTGGGCCTCGGAGCCCGGCTGCCCTTCGTGATGGTTCCCGGTGGCGCACCGATCGTTATGTTTCTAGGCATTGCGCAGCACTATGACCTGCAGACCGCCTGCGGCGCGGTGATCCTGACCTCGCTCTTCTACTTTCTGATCCTGCCGGTGTTCAAGCGCTTGCTGCGTTTCTTTCCGAAGATCGTGATCGGCACCCTGCTCCTGCTGGTGTCCGTGAATCTGCTCAAGGTGTATGGCGGCATCGTGGCGGGCAAGCCCGGAACACCGGATTTCGCAAGTCCCCTCAATATCGGGCTGGCGCTGGCCACCATCGGCTTCACCATGCTGTTCGCGCGCACGCTCAAGGGCACGCCCGGCCAGCTCGCCGTGCTGCTGGGACTGGTGGCCGGCACATTGCTGGCCGCAGCACTCGGCCAGCTTCCGCTGCAGGATGTGGCGAGCGGCCCGTTGCTAAGCCTGCCGCAGCTGCTGCCTTTCGGCATGCCCCGCTTCGATCTGGCTGCGGCTGTCCCTCTGCTGGTCTTCAGCGTGATCTCGATGGTGGAAGCCACGGGCCAGACCATGGCCGTGGCCGAGATCGTCGGCAGCAAGGAGAATCCACGCGCCCTGGTTCCGCGCACCATTCGTGGCGATGCCGTGATGTCGTTGATGGGTGGCTTCTTCGGCACGTCGATGATCATCACCAGCGGCGAGAACATCGGCATCCTGCGCGCCACACAGGTGCGCTCGCGGCACGTGACCGCCGTGGCGGGCGCCATACTGATCGTGATTGCCCTGTTCGCCCCGCTCGGCCGCCTGGCCAATGCCATTCCTGCAGCCGTGGTGAGCGGAACCGCGGTAATGGTGTTCGCCATCATCGGCACCATCGGCATCGACATCCTGCGCCGCGTCGACCTGCATTCGCGCTCCAACATGTACGTACTGGCGGGTGCCCTCACCATGGGTCTGCTCCCCATCCTCGTGCCCGGCTTCTACAGCCAGGCTCCGGCGGCACTGCAGCCCATCCTGGGCAATGGCCTCGCCATGGGCTCGATCACCGCAGTCGTGCTCAACCTTGTCTTCAACGGCGCAGGCGACACCCCGCAAGAGCGCGCGCCCGCCGCCCATTGA